GCCTTGCCGTAGGTGTGGATGGCCTCCGAGACCTGCATGGCCAGCTCGCGGGTCGGGACCAGGACCAGCCCGATGGGCTGTCGTCCGCGGTCGACCTCGTCGGGGATGCGCTGCAGCAGGGGGAGGGCGAAGGCGGCGGTCTTGCCGGTACCCGTGGCGGCCTGGCCGAGCAGGTCACGTCCCGCCAGGAGCGGCGGGATCGCCTCGGCCTGGATCGGGGTGGGCTCCTCGTAGCCGAGCTGGTCGAGGGCCTTGACGAGCTCCTCGCGCAAGCCGAGGTCGGCGAACGCGGGCGGTGCGTCCGGCCCGGCGTCGGGCGCCGCGTCGGGCCCGGCGTCGGGGCTGGGGGAGCTGGTGTCGGTGGTGGGTTCCGCGTCGGGAACGTCGGGTTCTTGATCAGGGGGTGTCACTGGAGAAGCCTTTCGAGGGACCTCCGAGTGTGCCTGCTCGTGACACAACAGCGCCCCCGACCGTTCGAGACGGTAGGGGGCGCGGTGTTCTGGCGGGCCGGTCGGCCTAGTTCTGGTGCGACTTCTGCTCGGCTTCCTCGGCCTTGGCCTCGGCGCGAGCCTTCTCGGCCTCGGCTTCCTTCTGGGACGCCTCGCGCTTGGCTTCGGCCTTGTCCTGCTGGGCCTCGCCCTCGTTCTCGAGGTCGTCGTTGCCCGTCAGCACGCCGGCAGCCTCCTTGGCCTTGCCCTTGGCGTCCTCGACGACGCCCTTGGCGCCAGCTTCCGGTCCGGTGTCCTTGTCAGCCATGGTGTTCGCTCCTTGGTGTTGCGGGGTGGGGTGTTGCCCTCTCGTCCGAAGCGATGCCCGCTGCGTGGGCGCACAAACACCCGCGAACGGGCAGGGTCCCGCGAACCGTCACCTGTGCCGCCAAGGCCCGCCCGTCAGGCGCCGATCACCGGCAGGATCCAGCCCTCCTCGCGGACCGTGGCCGTGATGGCGGTGACGTTCAGGTCGGGCGGGCCGATCGCGGTCAGCAGGCTGCCGTCGCTGGCCATGCGGCGGTAGGCCCTGACGAGGGCGAGCACCTGCGCGGCGTCACGGACGGGGTGCAGGGCCGGGTCGTGGGGCAGCAGGCTCGGGTAGACCTCGGCGACGACGACCCCGGGGGAGGGGAAGCGTCCGGTGTTGTAGCCGGTGTCGAAGGGCCAGACGAGCAGCTGCTCCTCGGCGAAGGCCTGGCGCAGCCGGTGGATCACGGGCAGGGCAACGAGGGTCTGCCCGCCGACCGACCCGTTGTAGGCCACCTGCCACACCGACTTGGGCTGATGGCCCCGGTCGCGCCAGTGCCGTTCGGTGTGGCGCAGCTCGGCCAGCGGCCAGGCGTGCGGCGTGGTCACGGGATAGGTCGGCTTGGTCGGGTGCAGGTGGGGGAGGGGCTGGGTCTCGGGTCGTCCCCAGAACGGCCCCTCCTCTGCGCCCATCCGCGCGTTGAGCTCGTTGGCCACGGCGTAGCGGTTGTTGACGTTGCGCTCGTCGTCGGTGATCAGGTCGGCCAGCAGGGTCCGCATCCACGTCCACGGGTCCTCAGCGGCGGGAAGGCCCAGGGCAGCGGCGGTGCCGGAGGGATAACCGAACGCCGCGTCGATCCCGCACAGGACCCGGCGGCCGTCGTGGGTCAGGCGACGCAGCTCCTCCTCCATCCAGCGGGCTGCGTCGATGCGGGTGCGGAACGGCAGCACCCGGTCCTCGGCGCCGGGTTCGCCGATGGCCGCCCAGAGGCCGTTGGCCCCACCGTCGCTCGGTCCCTGCCTGGAGGCGGCGCTCCAGTCCACCATCACGAAGGCATCGGCGGTCCAGCGGTCACTCACGGAGGGTCCTGACGAAGTCGGCGGTGTGGGCGGGAGAGGTGAGGTGGATGAAGCGCAAGCCGGCGTTGGCGGGGTCGGCCATTGCCGCGGTGAACTCCTCCCGCTTGGCCCGGTGGGTCGTCCAGGCCCACAGCAGGATGTTGCGGTCGGGGTCGCGGCTGAGCAGGTTCGGGAGCTCCTCGCGGTTGCCGTTGTACAGCTCCTCCCGCGTGATCAGTCGACGCAGGGTACGCGGCACCAGCTGGCGCATGACCCGCCAGCGGGGGTAGTCGAGGTACACCACCGTGTCCGCTCGAGCCCACACCAGGTCCCGCACCGCGGCGTAGTTGCCGTCCACGACCCAACCGGGTCGTGCGACGAACGCCCCGACCTGCTGGCGGAACGTGGGGGTGTCGATCGGCGTCCAGCCGGGCAGGTGGTGGACCGCGTCGAGCTGCAGCGCCGGCACGTCGAGCGCTCGGGCCAGCACGCCGGTCAGCGTGGTCTTGCCGACCCCGCTGGTCCCCACCACGCTGACTCGCTGCACCCCACGAACGGTACCCACCGCTCGACCGCACGGCGCCCCCCTCCCCGGACGGAATTGCCTCCACGGGTGGATGGAATCGACCGGCTCGACGGGGCGAAACCGCGCGTTTCGGGGCTCGGCCCGATGGAATCGCCTCCGCCGGACGACCGACCCGGCCATTTCGGAGGCGATTCCATCCGCAGGGGCCGCCGCTGGGCCGGTCGACCGCACGCTGGGTCAGCGGCGGGCGGCGGAGGAGGGGACGCGGCGAGGGGGAGTGGTGCCGACCTGCACGGCGAGGGCCACGGCGTGGGCCCAGTCCAGCTCGGCCCCCTCGGCCAGGGCTCGTTCCAGCGCCGGGGCGGGCAGCACGCCGGTGACCAGCTCGCGCTGCCGGGGACCGTCGATGGGATCCATGCGGGCGGGGTGGAAGCCGACGCGGGCCCCCAGACGGTCCACGGCCCCGAGCAGGACGCCACCCTCGTAGTGACGGCCGAGCTCGGCCGCGATGGACCCCATCGTGTGCAGGGCGGTGAGGGTGGAGGAGCGGTCGCCCTGCTCGGCCAACCGGCGGGTCGCCTCGGCGAGCAACGGGCCGGCCTCGACGGCTCGACCCTCGTCGAGGAGGATCTTGGCCAGGATCCAGCCGGACGACGCCCATACGTAGGTGTTCTCCCAGCGGACCGCGCGCTCGCGCGACCGCTCGAGCACCGCCACGGCATCAGCGATGCGGCCCTGCGACCGGCGTACCTGACCACGGACCATGTCGACCTCGGCCAGGACCCACTCGGGCACGTCGATGGACTCGGCGACGTCGAGCAGCTCGTCGGCCACGTCGGCGTTGCCGAACGCCGCCTCGAAGTAGGCCAGGTAGGTGCGGGACAGCGACGCGAGCACACCGCTGCCCGACGGCTCGCCCAGCGCCACCGCCTGGGTGATCCGCCGATGGGCCGTGGGCAGGTCGCCCGCGAGGTAGGCCCCCTGTGACCGACCGACGAGCGCCTGGACCAGGTCAGCGGCGGCCACCGTCGCCCGGCCCAGGCGAACCGTGCCGTCCCCGAGCGGTTCGGGGTCCTCCTCCAGCAGCCGGTCGAGCCATCGGTTCCCCTCCGTGACCTGTCCGAGCCTGAACCAGGCCCACGACAGGTCGCCACAGATCCGCAGGGCCGTCTCGACATCGCCGGTCGCGTCGCAGTGGGTCAGGGCCGCGCGGACGTTGTCGCGTTCGGCGATCGCGACGTCCCAGCGGGTGTCCCGGCCCAGGTAGGCATCGGCCACGCCCTCCGCGACCTCGGCCATCCACGCGGCGTGTCGGGCGGCAAGCGTCCCCCAGGCATCCTCGCCCACGTGCTCGCGGCAGTAGTCGCGGATCGTCTGCAGGACCCGGAAGCGACGGCCGCCGGCCACGTCCACCGGCATGACGAGGGACTTGTCGACCAGCTGCGTCAGCACCGCCGCGGTGGTGCCGAGCCGGCCCCCCGCCACGGCGGTCAGGGCATCGAGGTCGCAGCCGCCGGCGAACACCGCGGCGGCATGCAGCACCTCGCGCTGGGCCGTCGTCAGCGGCCGGTAGGACCAGTCGATCGCCGCCGCCATCGTGCGGTGTCGCGGTGCACTTCCCCGGCCGCCGTCGCCGAGCAGCGCGAAGCGGTCCTCGACCAGCCCGTCGATCTGGGCCAGCGACAGCGCCGACAGCCTGGCGGCGGCGAGCTCGATGGCGAGCGGTATGCCGTCGAGCGCCCGGCAGATGCGTTGCACGATCGGTCGGGTCCGGTCGTCGAGGACGAAGTCCGGGTCGACCAGGGCGGCTCGATCGGCGAACAGCAGCTCGGCCTCCCCCACCTCGTCCGCCACGCCCGCGGCGAGGGGAGGGATGACGAGGACACGTTCCCCGGGCACGCCCAGCGGCTCACGGCTGGTCGCGACGATCGAGATCTCCGAGCACGCGCCGAGCAGCTCGGCGGCGACGGCCGCGGCGGCGTCAATGACGTGCTCGCAGTTGTCCAGCACCACCACCGCTCGACAGCCGCACATCGCAGCGATGACCGCGGACATGGGGTCGGTGGCGACGGCGGCGACACCGATCGCCTGCGCGAGCGTGGCCGGCACCATCGCCGGATCGGTCACCCCGGCCAGCTCGATCAGCCACGGTCCGTCCGGCAGCCGGGGACGAAGCCGTCGCACCGACTCCAGCGCCAGCCGGGTCTTGCCGGCACCGCCGACGCCGGTGAGGGTCAGCAGGCGGGCGGTCGAGGACAGCCGCTGTACCTGCTCCAGCTGCGCGGTGCGGCCGACGAACGTGGTCAGCGGGATCGGGACGGCGCGGCCGGCCGACCCCTCCAGCGCCGTCGACCGGACCGCGGGTGCCGGCCCCATCTCGAGTCCACGGTCGGGCCCGTCCATCGTGATGGTGACGGGGGTGGCCGACGCGGACGGCACACCCAGCGGGTCGCCCTCGAGCAGGTCGGGATCCTGCTGCAGCACGGCCCGGTGGATGCGCTGCAC
The nucleotide sequence above comes from Euzebya pacifica. Encoded proteins:
- a CDS encoding CsbD family protein, which translates into the protein MADKDTGPEAGAKGVVEDAKGKAKEAAGVLTGNDDLENEGEAQQDKAEAKREASQKEAEAEKARAEAKAEEAEQKSHQN
- a CDS encoding adenylate kinase yields the protein MQRVSVVGTSGVGKTTLTGVLARALDVPALQLDAVHHLPGWTPIDTPTFRQQVGAFVARPGWVVDGNYAAVRDLVWARADTVVYLDYPRWRVMRQLVPRTLRRLITREELYNGNREELPNLLSRDPDRNILLWAWTTHRAKREEFTAAMADPANAGLRFIHLTSPAHTADFVRTLRE
- a CDS encoding AfsR/SARP family transcriptional regulator; translation: MAVRVHLLGPVIATIDGAEVGLGGRMPRGVLAALALEAGSLVPAERLLVDLWGEQPPPTAEGTLRAYVSRLRAALGQATLPRVTGGYTLDVPTTAVDALAVADLLLLARAAITHEPAEAERLADDALARWRGEALGDVVALPFAVPAAEGLTARRLELEVLRGRARMVAGRHDLVRDSLGVVASRAPTDEQVTALLMVAAYRDQRQAEALQRFDTLRVVLADTLGIDPGPEVQRIHRAVLQQDPDLLEGDPLGVPSASATPVTITMDGPDRGLEMGPAPAVRSTALEGSAGRAVPIPLTTFVGRTAQLEQVQRLSSTARLLTLTGVGGAGKTRLALESVRRLRPRLPDGPWLIELAGVTDPAMVPATLAQAIGVAAVATDPMSAVIAAMCGCRAVVVLDNCEHVIDAAAAVAAELLGACSEISIVATSREPLGVPGERVLVIPPLAAGVADEVGEAELLFADRAALVDPDFVLDDRTRPIVQRICRALDGIPLAIELAAARLSALSLAQIDGLVEDRFALLGDGGRGSAPRHRTMAAAIDWSYRPLTTAQREVLHAAAVFAGGCDLDALTAVAGGRLGTTAAVLTQLVDKSLVMPVDVAGGRRFRVLQTIRDYCREHVGEDAWGTLAARHAAWMAEVAEGVADAYLGRDTRWDVAIAERDNVRAALTHCDATGDVETALRICGDLSWAWFRLGQVTEGNRWLDRLLEEDPEPLGDGTVRLGRATVAAADLVQALVGRSQGAYLAGDLPTAHRRITQAVALGEPSGSGVLASLSRTYLAYFEAAFGNADVADELLDVAESIDVPEWVLAEVDMVRGQVRRSQGRIADAVAVLERSRERAVRWENTYVWASSGWILAKILLDEGRAVEAGPLLAEATRRLAEQGDRSSTLTALHTMGSIAAELGRHYEGGVLLGAVDRLGARVGFHPARMDPIDGPRQRELVTGVLPAPALERALAEGAELDWAHAVALAVQVGTTPPRRVPSSAARR